CCCCACCGTGATGATGGGCGACTTCAACCAGTGGGGCGTCTCCACCGGCGCGATGCGCGAACTGGCCGACTGGCATTCGCTTGTGCCGGGGCGCAGCTTTCCAAGCAACAACCCGGTGGCCCAGCTCGACCGGATCATCGCCTGCAAGACCTGGAAGGTCATCGACAAGGGGGTGCATCATAGCGCCCTCGCTTCGCAGGCGTCCGATCACCTGCCGGTCTGGGCCAGGCTGGAACTGCCGGAGAGTTGAGCGGAAGCCGGCTCGATCTTCAGCGCAAAAGGTACCATGCCACCACTGTCGCCGCGGCAAGCCACACGGCCGCGATCGCAACCCCCGCCACGCGGGATACGGGCCGCGCGGCGAGATGGCTCGCTTCGGCGCGATAGGCCTGGCGGAGCGGAGCCGGGATCATCCGCAGGCACGCGCACACGCCTAGGGGCACGATCACCAGATCGTCCAGCAGACCCAGCACGGGGATGAAGTCGGGGATGAGGTCGATCGGACTGAACGCATAGGCCGCTACTGCACCGGCGAGCACCTTCGCCGCCCACGGCGTTCGCGGATCGCGCGCGGCGATCCAGACCGTAAGCGCCTCGCGCTTCAACGCCAGCGCGCGTTGACGCAGGCCATGCGAACGGCGCATCGGACCGGTGCCCTTACGCCCATCTTGTCGTGGCGACCGATTTCGCGCCGGACATCAGCGAAGCGCGGCATCGACGAATTCGGCGCAGCGCTCGCCGATCATGATGCTCGGCGCGTTGGTGTTGCCGCTGACGAGGCGCGGCATGATCGACGCATCGGCCACCCACAATCCTTCGATACCGCGCGCCTTCAGCTTGGGATCGACGACGCTCGCGTCATCGGCGCCCATCCGGCACGACCCGACGGGGTGATAGACAGTGTCCGCCCGTTGGCGGATGAGATCGTCGAGCGCCGCATCGTCGTTGATGTCGATCGGATAGCGGTCTTTTGGCGCGTAGGCTGCCATTGCGGGCGCTTCGACGATCCGGTGCGACAGGCGCACGCCCGCGCGCAGCACGGCGATATCGCGCTCGTCGTCGAGGAAGTTGGGATCGATCGCCGGCACGTCGCGCGGATCGGCGCTGTTCAGCCGCACGGTGCCCCGGCTTTCCGGGCGCAGCACGCAGGCGTGGAGAGAGAAACCGTGGCCCTTCACCTTGGTACGGCCGTGGTCTTCCAGCATCGCCGGCACGAAATGCCACTGCACATCGGGCGCCGGGGCTCCGGGCGTCACGGTCCAGAATCCGCCGGCCTCGGCGTAGGGGGTGGTCATGATACCGGTGCGCTTGCGGCGGTGTTCCAGGATGGCCCTAGCCATGCGGATCGTGCCGGCAAGACTGTCGCCGATGAAGTCGCGGTTAGCGCTCTCCCAGCTCGAGACGTAGTCGGGGTGGTCCTGCAGATCGCTGCCGACTGCCGGGCGGTCCGCGACGACATCGATGCCATGGTCGCGCAAGTGATCGGCCGGGCCGATGCCCGACAGCATGAGAACCTGGGGGCTGCCGAAGGCGCCGGCGGATACCACCACGCCGCCGCGCGCGTGCACCGTGCGTTCCTTCCCCGCCACGAGGTACGTCGCGCCCGTCACGCGCCCGTCAGCGATTTCAAGCCGCTTGACCGTGACGCCGATTCGCACGTCGAGGTTGCGATTACGACGCAGCGGCTCGATATAGGCGCGGGCGGCCGACCACCGCTCTCCGCCCTTTTGGGTGACCTGGTAAATCCCGAAGCCTTCCTGCTTCGCGCCATTGAAATCGGCATTGCGCGGCAGTTGCAGTTCCGTGGCTGCTTCCACGAAGGCGCGGCTGCCGGGGTTCACCGATGTCTGGTCGCTGACCCACAGCGGGCCATCGGCGCCGTGGTAGGCGTCCGCGCCCCGCACATTGTGTTCCGAGCGTCGGAACCAGGGAAGCACGTCGTCATAGGACCAGCCGGTGCAGCCCAGGGCCTCCCAGTTGTCGTAATCCCATTTGTTGCCGCGGATATACAGCATCGCGTTGATTGCACTCGATCCGCCCAGCCCGCGCCCGCGCGGCTGGTATCCGGTGCGTCCGTTCAACCCTTTCTGCGGGACGGTTTCAAAGCGATAATTGGAAATCTGGGGGATGAACGGCATGAAGCCGGGCGTCTTTACCCGGACGGTGTTGTTGCGGCCGCCCGCCTCCAGCAGGCAGACTGTCTTCCCGGCCTGGGCCAGCCGCCCCGCGACGGCACTGCCGGCGCTGCCGCCGCCCACCACGACGACATCGAATGTGTCCATGTGAACCCTCTCTTCCCGAAGAGGAGGTTAGGCAGCCTCGCGCTGCTCCGCAATCGGGTTTTCGGGTGCAACCTGTCGGCGGCTTTCCCACCGTGCGCGGATGGCGCCGCTCGTCTCGCGGCTGCCGTCGTGGCTCCAGCCCGGTTCGCGCCACAAGTAACCGAGCTTGTACTTCCAGGGGGCGCGGCGCACGTCCTGCACGATACCGATCCATTCGTGAAACACGGAATACAGCAGGTTGAACGTGCCGAGTTGCCTTACGATGCCATAGCGGATGCGCTCGTCATCGCGCTCCGGTTCGAAAGTACCGAACATCTTGTCCCACACAATGAAGACCCCGGCATAATTGCGGTCGAGATAGCGCGGGTTCGTGGCGTGGTGGACCCGGTGGTGGCTCGGCGTATTCATGATCGCCTCGAACCAGCGGGGCATCTTCCCGATCGCCTCCGTATGGATCCAGAACTGGTAGATGAGGTTGAAGCCGCCGCACACGGCGATCATCACCGGGTGGAATCCCAACAATACCAGCGGGAGCTTGAACGCGAAGCCCAGGGTGAGAAACCCCGTCCACGTCTGCCGCAACGCGGTGCTGAGGTTGTAGTGCTGGCTGGAATGGTGATTGACGTGGCTCGCCCAGAACCACCGGACGCGGTGTCCGAAACGGTGGATCCAGTAATAGGCAAGATCGTCGAGCACAAAGCACAGCGCCCAGGCCCACCACTGCCAGCCGATGTCGAACAGCCGGAATTGCCAGGTCCACAGAAACAGCGCCAGGAACACGCCGCCGGTTAACAGGCCGGCGACCGTGCTCCCCAGCCCGAACGCAAGGCTGGTGAGCGTATCGCGCGGCTCGTACGCCTCGCGCCGCAGGCGGCGCGCCCAGACCATCTCGATAAGGACGAGCAGGACGAAGCCGGGAACGGCATAATCGACGGGCGAGAAGTCGGGCATCCCGGCCCTTATAGCTGTTGCAGCCGCGCTGCCCAAGTGCGCGCATCGTCGCCGAGATCGAGCCTTACGGGCCCGAACAATCGTTCACCCGATTCGACCACCAGCGCCGCACCGTCCAGTCGGTTGCGAACCGGCGGGGACAGCAGGCGTGCTGCGAAGTGGGCCCCGTGGCGGCGGAGGAGCATGATACGCCCGCCTGCGTCCCGGGCGATGGCGGCGAGGCCTGCGCGGTCGATGGCGACCTCCACTGGATCGAAGCCGCACAGCGCTTCCTCGGCAAGCTCGCGCAGGTCCTCCTCGTCGCGGATGCGCCGGTCGCCGCCCAAGCCGAGCTTCAGGGCGATGAAGGCCAGCGCCGCGATTGCCGCCAGCGATCCGGCGAACTGGATCAATTCGCCCGTCACCGCGCCGCGTTCACGCCTGTGCGGCGAGCGCGTCCATCGCCGGGCGCACCGGCGACACGTCGTAACCGGCGGCCGCGGCCGCATCGGTCAGCGTGTCGGGATCCTCGCCCTTGCTGGCGAGGGCCAACGCCCACAGCAAGGTCGATCGCGTGCCCGACTTGCAATAGGCGAGCACCGTGCCGTTCGCGCTCTCCAGAGCGTCGGCCAGCGCAGACACTTGCGGGTGGCTGAACCCTGCGTGGGTCACCGGAATGGCGACATAGTCCATGCCGAGCGCGCGGGCCCGCCCCTCGATCGTGGTGCCGGGCGTCTGATCGTCGCTTTCCCCGTCGGGGCGATTGTTGACCACGAGTGTCACCCCGGCCGCCTTTGCGGCATCGAGATCGGCCAGCGTAAGCTGGGGGCTAGCCAACATCGTGTCGGAAAGGCGGCGGAACTTGCTCACTGTGCTTCCACCTTGCGGGCGTGGCGCCGGCGCTGATAGATATTGAGGCTTTCGACGCCGACCGAGAAGCCCATGGCCGCGTAGATGTAGCCCTTGGGGACATGGAAGCCGAAACCGTCGGCGATCAGCACCAGGCCGATCATCACCAGGAATGCCAGCGCCAGCATCACCAGGGTGGGGTTGTGCTCGATAAAGCGGGCCAGCGGGTCGGCGGCGACCATCATGATGGCCACGGTGATGATCACCGCGGCGACCATGATCGGCACGACATCGGTCATGCCCACCGCGGTCAGGATCGAATCGACCGAGAAGACGAGGTCGATGGCGATGATTTGCGCGATCACCGCGCCGAACGTGGCGGTCGCCGCCTTAGCGACGCCCGGCGTCTTGTCGAGCAAGGCACCGGAATTGTCCGCCGGCTCCATCGAATGGTGGATTTCCTTCGTCGCCTTCCACAGCAGGAACAGGCCGCCCGCCAGCAGGATCAGGTCGCGTCCGGAAAACTCGGTCTCGAATGTCGGGACGCCGTACTCGTTAGGTGCGCCGGTGATGCCGAGATCGAAGATCGGCTGGGTAAGGGTCACCAGCCAGCCAATCAGCATCAGCAGGCCGATGCGCATGATCAGCGCCAGCGACAGGCCGATTCGCCGCGCTCTGGTCTGCTGGTGTTCGGGAAGCTTGTTCGACAGGATCGCGATGAAGATCAGGTTGTCGATCCCGAGAACGACCTCCAGCGCGACGAGGGTGAGAAGTGCGAGCCAGGTGGCCGGGTCCGACAATAGCGCGACATAATCCATCGCTGCGAAATGCCTGCGGGCGGCGCCTTGGGCAAGCCCGTTTGCAGGGGCCAGGGCCAAAAATCTTGTCCGATATTATCGGTGCACGCGAAGAACTGTTAAAGTGTTCGCGCGGGCGCTGTTCTTGCGCTATGACATTGGGTGATCAACTGGGGATGCTTGTCTTCGCACGGCTTTCCCGGCCCGGCGCGCACCGCCCGCGCGCCCGGGAAACGCAATTGGGCGGCATGGCATACGAAGGTACGTTTCAGAGCATGGGTTACGATAGAGGGCGGCGGCGGGGCCGGGACAAGCGCGACGGTTTCGGTGAAGAAGGCGGTTTCGATCCCTTCGGCGGTGGCGGCGGTGACTTCGGCGGCGATCGCGGCGGCTTCGGTGGAGGAGACCGGGGCGGCTTTGGCGGCGGCGGTGGTTACGGTGGCGGCGGCTTCGGCGGCGGTAACCGTGGCGGCGGCGGGTTCGGCGGTGGCCGTCCTGCGGGCGGCGGCGGTGGCGGCTTCAACCGCATGCCCCCGCAAGTCGTGGGTGCCGGCAAGGGAACGGTCAAGTTCTTCAACGGGCAGAAGGGCTTCGGTTTCATTGCGCAGGAAGGCGGCGGGGAGGACGTGTTCGTCCACATCAGCGCTGTCGAACGCGCGGGTCTTGCCGGGCTCGGCGAAGGCCAGGAACTTGCGTTCAACCTGGTCGACCGCGGGGGCAAGGTGTCCGCGCAGGATCTCCAGATCATCGGCGATGTCGTGCCGGTCACCGGTGGGGGTGAACGCTCCGACCGCGGCGACCGTGGCGGCTTCTCCGACGCACCGCGGCGCGAACTGACGGGCGAGAAGGCGACCGGGACGGTCAAGTTCTTCAACGCCATGAAGGGTTTCGGCTTTCTCGTTCGCGACGATGGCCAGCCGGACGCGTTCGTGCATATCAGCGCGGTCGAGCGTTCGGGCCTGTCGTCTCTCTACGAGGGCGAGAAGTACGAATTCGACCTCGAGGTCGATCGACGAGGCAAGCACTCGGCGGTCAACCTGGTGCCCGTACAGGGCTGATTCGTCGGCGGGGCCGGCCTCGGGGCCGGTGCCCGCACGCATCCAAACGGCGCGAATGGCGGCCTGCCAAGGGCCGCCATTCGTCGTTTCGGTCCCCCACCCGCAACACTCCGTTCGCGAAGGAATACCCATGTCGATCACCCCGCTCATGCCCGTCTATCCCCGGAGCGGCGTGCGCCCCGTGCGCGG
This region of Tsuneonella aeria genomic DNA includes:
- a CDS encoding YkvA family protein; this encodes MRRSHGLRQRALALKREALTVWIAARDPRTPWAAKVLAGAVAAYAFSPIDLIPDFIPVLGLLDDLVIVPLGVCACLRMIPAPLRQAYRAEASHLAARPVSRVAGVAIAAVWLAAATVVAWYLLR
- a CDS encoding TerC family protein, translated to MDYVALLSDPATWLALLTLVALEVVLGIDNLIFIAILSNKLPEHQQTRARRIGLSLALIMRIGLLMLIGWLVTLTQPIFDLGITGAPNEYGVPTFETEFSGRDLILLAGGLFLLWKATKEIHHSMEPADNSGALLDKTPGVAKAATATFGAVIAQIIAIDLVFSVDSILTAVGMTDVVPIMVAAVIITVAIMMVAADPLARFIEHNPTLVMLALAFLVMIGLVLIADGFGFHVPKGYIYAAMGFSVGVESLNIYQRRRHARKVEAQ
- a CDS encoding sterol desaturase family protein, with amino-acid sequence MPDFSPVDYAVPGFVLLVLIEMVWARRLRREAYEPRDTLTSLAFGLGSTVAGLLTGGVFLALFLWTWQFRLFDIGWQWWAWALCFVLDDLAYYWIHRFGHRVRWFWASHVNHHSSQHYNLSTALRQTWTGFLTLGFAFKLPLVLLGFHPVMIAVCGGFNLIYQFWIHTEAIGKMPRWFEAIMNTPSHHRVHHATNPRYLDRNYAGVFIVWDKMFGTFEPERDDERIRYGIVRQLGTFNLLYSVFHEWIGIVQDVRRAPWKYKLGYLWREPGWSHDGSRETSGAIRARWESRRQVAPENPIAEQREAA
- a CDS encoding GMC family oxidoreductase, encoding MDTFDVVVVGGGSAGSAVAGRLAQAGKTVCLLEAGGRNNTVRVKTPGFMPFIPQISNYRFETVPQKGLNGRTGYQPRGRGLGGSSAINAMLYIRGNKWDYDNWEALGCTGWSYDDVLPWFRRSEHNVRGADAYHGADGPLWVSDQTSVNPGSRAFVEAATELQLPRNADFNGAKQEGFGIYQVTQKGGERWSAARAYIEPLRRNRNLDVRIGVTVKRLEIADGRVTGATYLVAGKERTVHARGGVVVSAGAFGSPQVLMLSGIGPADHLRDHGIDVVADRPAVGSDLQDHPDYVSSWESANRDFIGDSLAGTIRMARAILEHRRKRTGIMTTPYAEAGGFWTVTPGAPAPDVQWHFVPAMLEDHGRTKVKGHGFSLHACVLRPESRGTVRLNSADPRDVPAIDPNFLDDERDIAVLRAGVRLSHRIVEAPAMAAYAPKDRYPIDINDDAALDDLIRQRADTVYHPVGSCRMGADDASVVDPKLKARGIEGLWVADASIMPRLVSGNTNAPSIMIGERCAEFVDAALR
- a CDS encoding TIGR01244 family sulfur transferase, translating into MSKFRRLSDTMLASPQLTLADLDAAKAAGVTLVVNNRPDGESDDQTPGTTIEGRARALGMDYVAIPVTHAGFSHPQVSALADALESANGTVLAYCKSGTRSTLLWALALASKGEDPDTLTDAAAAAGYDVSPVRPAMDALAAQA
- a CDS encoding cold-shock protein, coding for MGYDRGRRRGRDKRDGFGEEGGFDPFGGGGGDFGGDRGGFGGGDRGGFGGGGGYGGGGFGGGNRGGGGFGGGRPAGGGGGGFNRMPPQVVGAGKGTVKFFNGQKGFGFIAQEGGGEDVFVHISAVERAGLAGLGEGQELAFNLVDRGGKVSAQDLQIIGDVVPVTGGGERSDRGDRGGFSDAPRRELTGEKATGTVKFFNAMKGFGFLVRDDGQPDAFVHISAVERSGLSSLYEGEKYEFDLEVDRRGKHSAVNLVPVQG